A portion of the Glycine max cultivar Williams 82 chromosome 10, Glycine_max_v4.0, whole genome shotgun sequence genome contains these proteins:
- the LOC102663550 gene encoding cyclin-dependent protein kinase inhibitor SMR9 — translation MAPVSARTRMKCKKLEERKQKKKKSSMVYAATTPTSSTGTKEIQGDHSEEDICSSVCSTPKGKRFRIPEVLKCPPAPKKRKITTTTTITSSCSSKTKRSSIAFFASPDIELFFFSAIKSSVPAASSFTPSGV, via the coding sequence ATGGCACCAGTTTCTGCAAGAACTCGAATGAAGTGCAAGAAACTTGAGGAAAGaaagcagaagaagaaaaagtcatCAATGGTTTATGCTGCTACAACACCTACTTCTTCTACAGGCACCAAAGAAATACAGGGTGATCATAGTGAGGAAGATATATGTTCAAGTGTGTGTTCTACACCGAAGGGTAAAAGGTTCAGAATACCAGAAGTGCTAAAATGTCCACCAGCTcctaagaagagaaaaataacaacaacaacaactatcACATCATCGTGCTCATCCAAGACCAAGAGATCCTCAATAGCATTTTTTGCTTCACCAGATATAgagctctttttcttttctgcaatTAAAAGTAGTGTACCTGCTGCTTCAAGTTTTACCCCAAGTGGAGTTTGA
- the LOC100815678 gene encoding G-type lectin S-receptor-like serine/threonine-protein kinase SD3-1: MLGQENCVLKSPFLLCIFIGFLMHSVVGAEIPLGSKLSVVDNDYWVSSNGDFAFGFYNISDQPNQFSVGIRFNSKSIPYSQQTVAWVAGGDVKVGNKSYFELTQEGELVLFDSIGEGSVWTVKTGNQSVASASLLDNGNLVLMDKEQKIIWQSFDTPSDTLLPGQSLFANETLRAATASKNSKASYYTLHMNASGHLELHWESGVIYWTSENPSASNLRAFLTASGALELQDRSLKPVWSAFGDDHNDSVKYRYLRLDVDGNLRLYSWVESLGSWRSVWQAVENQCKVFATCRQLGVCVFNASGSAECKCPFEVTGGNECLVPYEEECESGSNMIAYKNTYLYAFYPPDNSFITSSLQQCEQLCLNDTQCTVATFSNDGTPQCSIKKTEYITGYSDPSVSSISFVKRCSGPFAVNPGITKSPPPSEPPPRFCVPCLIGASTGTFFILVIFQMGIVLFIYRRKNSTRKRSTLTFTGTNSKGLIVLSFSEIKSLTGDFKNQIGPKVFKGLLPNNHPIAVTDLNASLEERKFRSAVMKMGCIHHKNLVKLEGYCCEFDHRFLVYEYCKKGSVDKYIDDDALCKVLTWRKRVEICSSVAKAICYLHSGCREFISHGNLKCENVMLDENLGAKVTEFGFAIADGKATYCGFSAEKDIEDFGKLVLTLLTGCRNHDHIELCEWAYKEWMEERVANVVDKRMEGGYKSEELEHVLRIAFWCLQMDERRRPSMGEVVRVLDGTLSVDPPPPPFAFQRPLQVDDSEENVSELEV, translated from the coding sequence ATGCTTGGACAAGAGAATTGTGTCCTTAAATCACCATTCTTGCTATGTATCTTCATTGGCTTCTTGATGCATTCTGTTGTGGGAGCTGAGATTCCATTGGGTTCCAAGCTTTCTGTGGTTGATAATGATTATTGGGTTTCCTCCAATGGTGATTTTGCATTTGGATTCTACAACATTTCAGATCAACCTAACCAGTTTAGTGTTGGCATTAGATTCAATTCCAAGTCTATACCATATAGCCAACAAACTGTGGCTTGGGTTGCAGGTGGTGATGTCAAAGTAGGTAACAAGTCCTACTTTGAACTCACTCAGGAAGGGGAACTGGTCCTGTTTGATTCCATAGGTGAGGGTTCTGTTTGGACCGTCAAAACGGGAAACCAATCTGTAGCTTCAGCTTCACTTCTTGACAATGGAAATCTTGTTCTAATGGACAAGGAGCAAAAAATCATTTGGCAAAGTTTTGATACTCCATCTGATACACTTCTCCCAGGACAAAGTTTGTTTGCTAATGAAACGCTTCGGGCTGCTACCGCAAGCAAGAATAGCAAGGCCAGTTACTATACTCTTCACATGAATGCTTCAGGTCATTTGGAGCTACATTGGGAAAGTGGTGTTATCTACTGGACAAGTGAAAACCCTTCTGCTTCAAATCTCCGTGCTTTCCTTACAGCCAGTGGAGCACTAGAGCTTCAAGACCGAAGCTTGAAACCTGTTTGGTCTGCATTTggagatgatcacaatgatTCTGTGAAGTACAGATATCTTCGGCTTGATGTGGATGGCAATCTTCGGTTGTATTCGTGGGTTGAAAGTTTAGGATCGTGGAGATCAGTCTGGCAAGCTGTTGAGAATCAGTGCAAGGTCTTTGCAACTTGCCGTCAACTTGGTGTCTGTGTGTTCAACGCCTCAGGTTCTGCTGAATGCAAATGCCCGTTTGAGGTAACTGGGGGTAACGAATGTTTGGTTCCATATGAGGAGGAGTGTGAATCTGGCTCCAATATGATAGCATATAAGAACACATATCTATATGCATTCTACCCTCCTGATAATTCTTTTATCACAAGTAGTTTGCAGCAATGTGAACAGTTGTGCCTGAATGACACTCAATGTACTGTAGCAACCTTTTCCAATGATGGAACTCCACAATGCTCAATAAAGAAAACTGAGTATATCACCGGTTATTCAGATCCATCTGTAAGCTCAATATCATTTGTTAAGAGATGTTCAGGTCCATTTGCTGTAAATCCAGGTATCACTAAGTCTCCTCCTCCTTCCGAACCGCCTCCTCGGTTCTGTGTTCCTTGCCTAATAGGAGCTTCAACAGGCACATTTTTCATCCTTGTCATTTTCCAGATGGGAATTGTGCTCTTCATCTACAGAAGAAAAAACTCTACCAGGAAAAGGTCCACTTTAACTTTCACAGGCACAAATTCAAAGGGTTTAATTGTTTTGTCCTTCTCAGAAATCAAGAGCCTCACAGgggatttcaagaatcaaattgGGCCAAAGGTGTTCAAGGGTTTGCTACCAAACAACCATCCAATTGCGGTTACAGACCTCAATGCGTCCCTAGAGGAAAGGAAGTTCCGAAGTGCTGTTATGAAGATGGGTTGCATCCACCACAAGAACCTTGTGAAACTGGAGGGTTATTGTTGTGAGTTTGATCACAGGTTTTTGGTGTATGAATATTGCAAAAAGGGTTCAGTGGACAAGTACATAGATGATGATGCTCTTTGCAAGGTGCTAACATGGAGAAAGAGAGTTGAGATATGCTCAAGTGTGGCAAAGGCCATATGTTATTTGCACTCCGGGTGCAGGGAGTTTATAAGCCATGGAAACTTGAAATGCGAAAATGTTATGTTGGACGAAAACTTAGGAGCCAAGGTGACTGAATTTGGGTTTGCTATTGCAGATGGCAAAGCAACATATTGTGGCTTTTCAGCTGAGAAGGATATAGAGGATTTTGGCAAGTTAGTTCTAACCTTGTTAACCGGGTGTCGCAATCACGATCACATTGAGCTTTGTGAGTGGGCATATAAAGAATGGATGGAAGAGAGGGTGGCCAATGTGGTTGATAAAAGAATGGAAGGGGGCTACAAATCAGAGGAACTAGAGCACGTGTTAAGAATTGCGTTTTGGTGCCTTCAAATGGATGAACGTCGGAGACCTTCCATGGGGGAGGTAGTAAGAGTACTTGATGGTACATTGAGTGTTGATCCGCCACCACCTCCTTTCGCCTTTCAGAGGCCCTTGCAGGTAGATGATTCAGAAGAAAATGTTTCAGAGTTAGAAGTATGA